ACCGCCGAAGCCGGCAAATTTGAGGGTCTGGATCGCTTTGACGCCCGCGAGGCCGTTATCGACGCTTTGAAGGAACAAAAGTTGCTTGAAAATATCGAGCCCTATAAGCACAGTGTCGGTCATTGTTATCGCTGCCAGACAATGGTGGAGCCCAATCTTTCACGGCAATGGTTTGTTAAAGCCAAGCCCCTGGCCCGCAAGGCGATTGATGCGGTCAAAACCGGCAAGACCCGTATTATCCCGGACACCTGGGCCAAAACCTATTATGACTGGATGGAAAATATCCGCGACTGGTGCATATCGCGCCAGATATGGTGGGGACATCAGATTCCGGCCTGGACCTGTGCAGACTGCAACGAGATCGTGGTTGCCATGGAAGCGCCCCAATCCTGCCCACAATGCAGCAGTTCCAAACTGATACAGGAAACGGATGTGCTCGACACCTGGTTCAGTTCAGCTTTGTGGCCGTTTTCAACAATGGGGTGGCCCGATAAGACGGCACTTTTAAAAACGTTTTACCCGACATCGGTTCTGGTCACCGCTTTTGACATCCTTTTCTTCTGGGTGGCACGGATGATGATGATGGGTATTTACTTCATGAAAGACGTCCCTTTTGACGATGTTTATGTGCATGCACTGGTGCGGGATGAACACGGCAAAAAAATGAGCAAATCCACGGGTAACGTTATCGACCCGTTAACGGTCATCGAACAATACGGCACGGACGCCTTCCGCTTCACGTTAGCAGCATTTGCCGCCCAGGGCCGCGATGTCAAGATGTCTGAGAAGCGCATCGAGGGCTACCGCCATTTTGTCAACAAACTCTGGAACGCCGCTCGTTTTGCGCTGATGCATATCGATAGGCCCCACGAGAAGATCAACAGCGGTGCGCTATCACTACCGGATCGTTGGATTTTATCCCGTCTGAATGGGGTAACCAAGACCGTGTCTGAGGCGATCGATAGTTACCGCTTTAACGAAGCGGCCTCCGCAGTCTACAATTTTGTGTGGCATGAATTTTGTGATTGGTATCTTGAAGCCATCAAACCGGCCCTGTACGAAAAAGAGGGGCCTGAAAAACGGGCGACCACCCTGGGCGTCTTATGGCGCGTGATGCACGATACCTTGATCCTGCTGCACCCCTTTATGCCGTTTATCACCGAGGAAATCTGGCACCATCTGCCTGGGACGCAGGACTCGATCATGAAAGCCGTTTTCCCGTCCGATCAGAAAGACCGTGACGCCATCGGTGCCGACCAAAAGGCTGAGGCGGATATGAACCTGCTTATTGAGCTTATTTCAGCAATCCGCAATATCAGGGGGGAAATGAACATTTCGCCATCTAAAGCCCTGGCAGCGGTGGTTCAAACCCAGGATGCAAAAGTCAATGCGATAGTTGAACAGCAGCAGGAGTTGATTATCAATTTGGCCAGATTAACCGATTTGGAGGTCAATCAGAAGGCAAAAAAGCCAAAATCGTCGGCCACAGCCGTTATTGGAAATGCCACTATCTTTGTGCCCCTAGAGGGTATCATCGATTTTAACTTGGAAGCCCAGCGGCTTGACAAAGAAATAAACAAACTCGCCAAAGAGCTGGCAACGGTCACCA
The DNA window shown above is from Desulfobacterales bacterium and carries:
- a CDS encoding valine--tRNA ligase, which produces MSSNLLEKAYTPHEVEKRWYQYWEEHDLFAADEKSAQKSYSIVIPPPNVTGVLHMGHALNNTLQDILCRYRRLRGDNVLWMPGTDHAGIATQNVVEKKLAAEKTDRHQLGREKFIAAVWEWRKKYGGEIINQLKRLGASCDWDRERFTMDEGLSLAVRKVFVDLYEQDLIYRGNYIINWCHRCHTALADLEVEHEERDGHLYHIRYPFAAGNGAIVVATTRPETMLGDTAVAVHPDDDRYLNLQSESVILPLMEREIPLIKDSYVDKSFGTGGLKITPAHDPNDFEIAMRHDLPAIKVIGDDGKMTAEAGKFEGLDRFDAREAVIDALKEQKLLENIEPYKHSVGHCYRCQTMVEPNLSRQWFVKAKPLARKAIDAVKTGKTRIIPDTWAKTYYDWMENIRDWCISRQIWWGHQIPAWTCADCNEIVVAMEAPQSCPQCSSSKLIQETDVLDTWFSSALWPFSTMGWPDKTALLKTFYPTSVLVTAFDILFFWVARMMMMGIYFMKDVPFDDVYVHALVRDEHGKKMSKSTGNVIDPLTVIEQYGTDAFRFTLAAFAAQGRDVKMSEKRIEGYRHFVNKLWNAARFALMHIDRPHEKINSGALSLPDRWILSRLNGVTKTVSEAIDSYRFNEAASAVYNFVWHEFCDWYLEAIKPALYEKEGPEKRATTLGVLWRVMHDTLILLHPFMPFITEEIWHHLPGTQDSIMKAVFPSDQKDRDAIGADQKAEADMNLLIELISAIRNIRGEMNISPSKALAAVVQTQDAKVNAIVEQQQELIINLARLTDLEVNQKAKKPKSSATAVIGNATIFVPLEGIIDFNLEAQRLDKEINKLAKELATVTKKLENENFLNKAPQDVVEQVKTKHEHLQEKQQKLEAHLNRIKDLDT